The Sporolituus thermophilus DSM 23256 genome has a segment encoding these proteins:
- the glp gene encoding gephyrin-like molybdotransferase Glp yields the protein MALKLETAQEILLATASVMPAECLPLEQCWQRVLAETVVADTDFPPFDRSPLDGYAVIADEVKHARPDAPVRLHQIENVAAGSVARETVRPGTACRIMTGAPIPPGATGVIRQEDTAVEGDIITIMAGAGAAQNICRRGEEITAGEVVLTAGTVINAGAMGMLAALGKAEPLVYVRPRVALMATGSEIIPVNEPLTPGKIRNSNSYMLSAQVQEAGGQVQLLGEARDDVDAIIELLERAADCDVCITTGGASVGDYDLIGEVFKKMGVKVLFERVSIKPGMPVLAGVKENKLFIGLSGNPAAASISFEQLVRPVLLKMSGRTGWWRPRVRATLAAPFGKSTGAKRFVWARCWQNEAGLLAEPLRLQGNGMLKSAIAANALVVIPENSPPLPAGTEVEVFLLVNA from the coding sequence ATGGCGCTAAAATTGGAAACAGCTCAGGAAATACTGTTGGCCACGGCTTCTGTCATGCCGGCTGAGTGCCTGCCGCTGGAACAATGCTGGCAGCGCGTGTTGGCCGAAACGGTGGTTGCCGACACGGATTTTCCTCCTTTTGACCGTTCGCCTTTGGATGGATACGCGGTCATTGCCGATGAAGTTAAGCATGCCCGGCCGGACGCGCCTGTGCGCTTACACCAGATTGAAAATGTCGCCGCCGGCAGCGTCGCCCGCGAAACCGTCCGGCCCGGCACGGCCTGCCGCATCATGACCGGGGCGCCAATCCCGCCGGGCGCGACTGGCGTCATCCGGCAGGAGGATACGGCGGTAGAGGGCGATATCATTACAATTATGGCCGGCGCGGGGGCGGCCCAAAACATCTGCCGGCGAGGCGAAGAAATCACCGCCGGTGAAGTCGTATTAACGGCCGGCACTGTCATCAACGCCGGGGCGATGGGCATGCTGGCCGCGCTGGGCAAGGCTGAACCGCTTGTTTATGTTCGGCCGCGCGTCGCCCTTATGGCCACAGGCAGCGAAATAATTCCGGTCAATGAACCGTTAACACCGGGGAAAATTCGCAATTCCAATAGTTATATGTTAAGCGCCCAGGTGCAAGAAGCCGGTGGGCAAGTGCAGCTGCTCGGCGAGGCCCGCGATGATGTGGACGCTATCATCGAACTGCTCGAGCGCGCCGCCGACTGTGATGTCTGTATCACCACCGGTGGCGCATCGGTGGGTGATTATGATCTAATCGGTGAAGTTTTTAAGAAGATGGGCGTAAAGGTGCTGTTTGAACGCGTCAGTATAAAACCAGGGATGCCGGTACTTGCCGGCGTGAAAGAAAACAAGCTGTTTATTGGCTTGTCTGGTAATCCGGCGGCGGCCAGTATTTCCTTTGAACAGTTAGTACGGCCAGTTCTGCTCAAAATGAGCGGCCGCACTGGCTGGTGGCGGCCGCGTGTACGGGCAACGCTGGCGGCACCGTTTGGTAAAAGCACAGGGGCAAAACGCTTTGTTTGGGCGAGGTGTTGGCAAAACGAAGCGGGGCTGCTCGCCGAGCCGCTTCGGCTCCAAGGCAACGGCATGTTAAAATCGGCTATTGCCGCAAATGCGCTTGTCGTCATTCCCGAAAACAGCCCGCCGCTGCCTGCCGGTACGGAGGTAGAGGTCTTCCTCCTGGTTAACGCCTAA
- a CDS encoding FAD-dependent oxidoreductase — MKKIVVIGGVAAGLKAAAKARRCDPKAHITVVEKGELISYGACGMPYYVAGDVDNIEQLMMTPAGAVRNPAFFKNVKDIEVKTKTLATKINRDRKTVTVKNLESGEETELPYDKLVIATGASPVKPPLPGIELANIFQMWHPNDAKAVREGLERGKFSRAVIIGAGLVGMEMAEALKMWEVDVAVVEMKEQVFPAFLDPEIAGAVEKYAQEKGIHIYTGEKVERFSGDGSVQEVVTDKRVLPADLVILAIGVRPNVELARDAGLELGVTGAIAVNEYMQTSDPDIYAGGDCVENTNIITGRKVYAPMGSTANKHGRVIGENLCGAKAKFRGVLNTVVVKVMDLNVGKVGLTERDAKELGYEYVTALIGGHDRPHYMPGAKLMSLKIIVDANTRRVLGAQAFGEAEIAKRIDVIATAITLGGTVDDLFDIDLGYAPPYSSPIDNVAVAANAVMNKLAGKLKGISPLEAKDKLNCEDIIFLDVRSPEECKQIRLANCKDIRYIPLGQLRKRLSELDKDKEIIAFCKISLRGYEAALILEGEGFDKVKVMEGGIIAWPFACEK; from the coding sequence ATGAAAAAAATCGTTGTGATCGGCGGTGTGGCCGCTGGTCTGAAAGCGGCGGCGAAAGCGCGGCGCTGCGACCCGAAAGCCCACATCACGGTAGTGGAAAAAGGTGAGCTCATTTCTTACGGCGCCTGCGGTATGCCTTATTATGTGGCGGGCGATGTGGATAATATTGAGCAGTTGATGATGACTCCTGCCGGCGCGGTGCGCAATCCCGCCTTTTTTAAAAATGTCAAAGATATTGAGGTCAAAACTAAGACGTTGGCGACCAAGATTAATCGTGACCGCAAGACGGTAACGGTAAAAAATCTGGAGTCGGGCGAGGAAACGGAATTACCGTATGACAAACTGGTTATCGCCACCGGTGCTTCGCCGGTAAAGCCGCCGCTGCCGGGCATTGAGTTGGCCAACATCTTCCAGATGTGGCATCCCAATGATGCCAAAGCGGTGCGGGAAGGTTTGGAGCGCGGCAAATTCAGCCGGGCGGTAATCATCGGCGCTGGTTTGGTAGGCATGGAAATGGCCGAAGCGCTCAAAATGTGGGAAGTCGATGTTGCGGTAGTAGAAATGAAAGAGCAAGTATTTCCCGCCTTCCTTGACCCGGAAATTGCCGGCGCGGTGGAAAAATACGCCCAGGAAAAAGGCATCCATATTTATACGGGCGAGAAAGTGGAGCGTTTTAGCGGCGACGGCAGCGTACAAGAGGTCGTTACCGACAAGCGCGTTTTGCCCGCCGATCTAGTCATCCTCGCCATCGGGGTGCGACCGAATGTAGAGCTGGCAAGGGACGCAGGTCTGGAACTTGGCGTTACCGGTGCTATTGCCGTTAACGAATATATGCAGACCAGCGACCCGGATATTTATGCCGGCGGCGACTGTGTTGAAAACACCAATATCATTACCGGCCGCAAGGTTTATGCACCCATGGGTTCAACCGCCAACAAGCACGGCCGGGTGATTGGCGAAAACCTCTGCGGGGCCAAGGCTAAATTCCGCGGAGTTCTCAATACGGTCGTCGTTAAAGTCATGGATCTTAACGTAGGCAAAGTTGGGCTGACCGAGCGAGATGCGAAAGAACTTGGTTATGAATATGTGACCGCCCTAATCGGTGGTCATGACCGGCCGCATTATATGCCGGGCGCCAAGCTTATGAGCCTTAAGATTATTGTCGACGCCAATACGCGCCGGGTTTTAGGCGCTCAGGCCTTTGGCGAGGCTGAGATAGCCAAACGTATCGATGTGATTGCCACGGCTATCACCTTAGGCGGTACTGTCGACGACCTCTTTGATATTGACCTGGGTTACGCGCCGCCCTACAGTAGTCCCATCGATAATGTGGCGGTGGCCGCCAATGCGGTTATGAATAAACTGGCCGGCAAGCTGAAAGGCATTTCTCCCCTGGAAGCCAAGGACAAACTCAACTGCGAGGATATTATTTTTCTCGATGTCCGGTCGCCCGAGGAGTGCAAGCAAATCCGGCTGGCCAATTGCAAGGATATCCGCTACATCCCGCTGGGTCAACTGCGCAAGCGATTAAGCGAGCTGGACAAAGACAAAGAAATCATTGCTTTCTGCAAAATCAGTTTGCGGGGCTATGAAGCGGCCCTCATCCTGGAGGGCGAAGGCTTTGACAAGGTGAAAGTCATGGAGGGCGGCATTATCGCCTGGCCCTTTGCCTGTGAAAAATAA
- a CDS encoding ferritin has translation MISAKMQDALNRQIQAEFQSAYLYLAMSAYCESKNLKGFAHWLKVQYQEETSHALKILNYLLERGGVVELKAIEAPSAEFGSPAEVFEKVLAHEQHVTSLINKLYETAVEEKDLATQVFLQWFITEQVEEEASASDVLERIKMIGDRSSAILYLDKELGKREG, from the coding sequence ATGATTAGTGCTAAAATGCAGGATGCTTTAAATCGCCAAATCCAGGCGGAATTTCAATCGGCTTACCTCTACCTTGCCATGTCGGCTTACTGCGAATCCAAAAATTTAAAAGGCTTTGCCCATTGGCTTAAGGTACAGTACCAGGAAGAAACCAGCCATGCCCTGAAAATCCTTAATTATCTCCTCGAACGGGGCGGCGTTGTAGAACTGAAGGCAATTGAAGCGCCGTCGGCTGAATTTGGTTCGCCGGCCGAAGTATTTGAAAAAGTCCTGGCTCACGAACAGCATGTGACCAGCCTGATTAATAAACTTTATGAAACGGCGGTCGAGGAAAAAGATCTGGCGACGCAAGTTTTCCTCCAGTGGTTCATTACCGAGCAGGTGGAAGAAGAAGCCAGCGCCAGCGATGTACTCGAGCGGATCAAGATGATTGGCGACCGCAGCAGTGCTATTCTTTATCTTGACAAAGAACTCGGCAAACGGGAAGGTTAA
- a CDS encoding TorD/DmsD family molecular chaperone, with protein sequence MDKQEYRVGLYTLFAEMLKEPTVEFVQELPDMAQYCREAFAALGYNIPLAAYQGWGRWAGNIQALKDAYLRAFIFPPDRRLVPVESIYRQWTFDETAEVPIAKEKGYLMSDAALHMMELYKQYGLEIPREFQSMPDHLCLELEFAAFLLERESAERQAVYIRDHLDWVGDLYQDALNLDIPQFYREVVYVISLFLAHELQAITEES encoded by the coding sequence ATGGATAAACAGGAATACCGCGTTGGCTTATATACGCTGTTTGCGGAGATGCTAAAGGAACCGACTGTGGAATTTGTGCAAGAACTACCGGACATGGCGCAGTATTGCCGTGAGGCGTTTGCTGCCCTGGGGTACAATATACCTTTAGCGGCTTACCAGGGATGGGGCCGCTGGGCCGGTAACATACAGGCTCTTAAAGACGCCTATCTTCGCGCTTTTATTTTTCCGCCTGACCGGCGGTTGGTGCCGGTTGAGTCGATATACCGGCAATGGACTTTTGATGAAACGGCTGAAGTTCCTATTGCTAAAGAAAAAGGCTATCTCATGAGTGATGCTGCGCTCCATATGATGGAGCTCTATAAACAATATGGACTGGAAATTCCCCGTGAATTCCAGAGTATGCCCGACCATCTCTGCCTGGAACTGGAGTTTGCCGCCTTCCTGCTGGAAAGGGAAAGCGCCGAGCGCCAGGCGGTTTATATTCGCGACCATCTTGATTGGGTAGGCGACCTTTACCAGGACGCACTTAACCTAGATATTCCGCAGTTTTACCGCGAGGTTGTTTACGTTATTTCCTTGTTTCTGGCGCATGAACTACAGGCGATAACGGAGGAGAGCTAA
- a CDS encoding small, acid-soluble spore protein, H family, whose amino-acid sequence MEIIAAPQNIEVIYHNQPVWIEAIDKERSMAEVVILGSKERRSVPVAELEETGFVEEL is encoded by the coding sequence GTGGAAATCATTGCGGCGCCCCAAAATATCGAGGTAATCTATCACAATCAGCCGGTGTGGATTGAGGCCATTGATAAAGAGCGTAGCATGGCGGAAGTAGTAATACTCGGCAGCAAAGAGCGACGCAGCGTTCCGGTGGCAGAACTCGAAGAAACAGGATTTGTGGAGGAATTGTAA
- a CDS encoding DUF1858 domain-containing protein, with product MMPKAANLQKIREGRRTYAITPSVPGGFIKPAQLRKYADIAEKYGATLKMTSAQRMMIIGLKAEDVDKVWEELGVNPALSFANCVRSVKMCPGSAFCKRGLDDSIKLGMELDRRYHKQEMPSRLKIGVAGCPNSCSEVHIKDIGVFATETGWTVVVGGSCGREPRLADKLAENLTYDEVLKLVEIVIDYYKKNADIERLGQMIDRIGFEKFRADVLALFQGAKEVKAEPAASQVAASEKKPAPVQPGKITKDSIIGQIIRNNPRTIAVFRAHGMGCLGCPSASGESVEKAAGIHGIDLEELLSELNKV from the coding sequence ATGATGCCGAAAGCAGCTAATCTCCAAAAAATCCGCGAAGGCCGGCGGACCTATGCGATTACCCCCAGTGTGCCCGGGGGCTTTATCAAACCGGCGCAGCTCCGCAAATACGCCGACATTGCGGAGAAATACGGAGCTACACTCAAAATGACGTCGGCCCAGCGCATGATGATCATCGGCCTGAAAGCGGAAGATGTCGACAAGGTTTGGGAAGAACTGGGCGTCAATCCGGCGCTGTCTTTTGCTAACTGTGTGCGCAGCGTTAAAATGTGCCCCGGCAGCGCGTTTTGCAAGCGGGGCCTAGATGATTCAATTAAACTGGGGATGGAATTGGACCGGCGCTATCATAAACAGGAGATGCCTTCGCGGTTGAAAATTGGGGTAGCCGGCTGTCCCAACTCCTGCTCGGAAGTGCATATCAAAGACATCGGCGTGTTCGCCACCGAAACGGGCTGGACGGTAGTGGTAGGCGGCTCCTGCGGGCGCGAACCGCGTCTGGCCGATAAATTGGCGGAAAATCTTACTTACGACGAAGTGCTAAAATTAGTGGAAATCGTGATTGATTACTATAAGAAAAACGCCGATATTGAACGGCTTGGCCAAATGATTGACCGGATCGGCTTTGAAAAATTCCGCGCTGACGTACTGGCCCTATTCCAAGGGGCGAAAGAGGTAAAAGCCGAGCCAGCTGCTAGCCAGGTTGCAGCAAGCGAAAAGAAACCGGCGCCTGTTCAGCCAGGCAAAATAACCAAAGACAGCATTATTGGCCAAATTATCCGCAACAATCCCCGGACCATTGCTGTTTTTCGCGCTCATGGCATGGGTTGCCTCGGTTGCCCGTCGGCGAGCGGGGAAAGCGTCGAAAAGGCCGCGGGAATTCACGGGATTGACTTGGAAGAACTGTTGTCCGAATTGAATAAAGTATAA
- a CDS encoding small, acid-soluble spore protein, alpha/beta type, which produces MGEVMSDKLKKRLAHDLGFGNKIEDGDWGDVTTREVGMMVREAIKRAEQTLAEQDTDTPKA; this is translated from the coding sequence ATGGGTGAAGTCATGTCTGATAAACTCAAAAAACGGTTGGCCCATGATCTTGGCTTCGGCAACAAGATTGAAGACGGCGACTGGGGTGACGTCACCACCCGCGAAGTAGGGATGATGGTAAGGGAAGCCATTAAACGCGCCGAGCAAACATTGGCAGAGCAGGATACCGATACCCCTAAGGCATAA
- the ptb gene encoding phosphate butyryltransferase produces MMRSFRDVLQAAQRGRPSRIAVAVAEDEDVLLALADAYRHGLAQAALVGDRDKIKAAAGRAGIELGGFDIVHEPDAKAAARQAVALVSSGQAQLVMKGLISTADILRAVLDKEIGLRTGRVLSHVAVMEIDGYDRLMLLTDAAMNIAPDVSQKAQIVQNAVIVAKALGIKQPKVAPLAAVEVANPDMPATLDAAILAKMADRGQLKGCLIDGPLALDNAVSPEAARHKGITSPVAGMADILLAPNIETGNALYKSVVYFAKAQIGGIIAGAKAPVILTSRADSPQTKLNSIALGVIVSQLG; encoded by the coding sequence ATGATGCGTTCTTTTCGCGATGTTCTGCAGGCAGCGCAGCGGGGGCGTCCATCCCGGATTGCCGTTGCTGTCGCCGAAGATGAAGATGTGCTCTTGGCGCTGGCCGATGCTTATCGGCATGGACTGGCCCAGGCCGCTTTAGTAGGCGACCGGGACAAAATCAAAGCGGCCGCCGGCAGGGCGGGGATTGAGCTTGGCGGGTTTGACATTGTCCATGAGCCGGATGCCAAGGCCGCGGCCAGGCAGGCCGTGGCGCTTGTCAGTTCGGGCCAGGCCCAGCTGGTCATGAAAGGCCTCATCAGCACGGCCGACATTCTGCGGGCCGTGCTGGATAAAGAGATAGGACTGCGTACCGGCCGGGTGCTGTCGCATGTGGCGGTTATGGAGATTGACGGTTACGACCGTTTAATGCTCCTCACCGATGCGGCTATGAATATTGCGCCCGATGTTAGCCAGAAGGCGCAAATCGTGCAAAATGCCGTGATTGTTGCGAAAGCGCTCGGGATAAAGCAGCCCAAGGTGGCACCTTTGGCCGCGGTCGAAGTGGCCAATCCTGACATGCCAGCCACATTGGACGCGGCAATCCTGGCCAAAATGGCCGACCGGGGTCAGCTCAAAGGCTGCCTGATTGATGGGCCTTTGGCACTGGATAACGCTGTATCGCCCGAGGCGGCCCGGCATAAGGGCATCACCAGCCCGGTGGCGGGAATGGCCGACATTCTATTGGCTCCTAATATTGAAACAGGCAATGCCCTGTATAAATCGGTCGTATATTTTGCCAAGGCTCAAATCGGCGGTATTATTGCCGGCGCCAAAGCGCCTGTCATTCTCACTTCCCGGGCGGACAGCCCGCAAACCAAACTCAACTCCATCGCTCTCGGCGTTATCGTCTCTCAGCTCGGTTAA